In Streptomyces camelliae, the sequence CGCCGGCCGCGCCGAGCACCGCGAGCACGGCCACGCCCGCCGGCAGCCCGGCCAGCGCGTCCCGCCCGTCGGAAGCGGCCTGCTGGAACTCCGCCTGCTCATGCCCGATGGCCTGGGCGAGATTGCTGTCCACGCTGTCGAAGCACTCGCCGGTGGCGCCCTTGGCGCCGATGACCTTGTCCAGCGCCTGCTCGTAGTTGCCGTTCTCGTCCTCGGTGCGGGCGGCCGTGTGCCGCTGCTTCCACACCGCCATGTTGCTCTCGGCCGCCTTCACCGGGGCGCTGCCGCCCTGGTCGTCGGCGAGCGTCGCCGCCTGGCCCAGGCCCTTGCCGAGCACGGCCATGTCCTTGTCGAAGTCGTAGTAGTAGGCGTCGTACGTCTGCCCGTCGACCGTGACGGTCTCGGCGCCGCGCGCCACCAGGCTCAGGTTCTCGTTGCCGCGCGCCTTCAGGGAGGCGATCCGGGCGTCGTGCAGCACGGTCAGCGAGCGGATGCCGTGGTCGTAGGAGCCGTTCAGCTCGGTGCGGGCCACCGTGTGCCCGACGACCAGCCACAGCAGGGCGACCGTGGTGGCGGCGGAGGCGGCGACCAGGCCGTGGTTGAGGACACGGTGGGTGCGCCGGTAGGTGCGGTGCTGGGCCCAGCCGAGCGCGGCCAGCGCGAGCACACCGAGCCCGATCGCGACCCAGGGGTACGGCGTGGCGTCGCCGTAGTCGGCGTCGAGCCGCCCGTTCTCCGTGGTGTAGAGATCCTCCGCGGCCGGGAGCATCTCCTTCTGCATCTTCTCGTTGGCGTAGCGCAGATAGGCGCCGCCGACCGGATAGCCCTGCCGGTTGTAGGTCCGGGCCCGCTCCACGAGTCCCTTGTACTCGGGCAGCAGCCGGTTCAGCCTGGCGATCGTCGCCTCGGAGGAGGAGCCGGGCTCGGCGTTCGCGGCGGCCGTCACCAGGCCGGAGGCGGCCGCGTCGATGTCCTTCTCGTACCGGTCCCGGGAGGCCGCCGTCTCCTGGCCGCCGGCCAGGAACCCGCTGGAGGCGGCCGTGTTGGCATCGGCGAGCGAGCGGTAGATGTCGGCCGCGCCGGAGCTCAGCGGCTGGCTGCGGTGCAGCACGTCGTCGGCGGCGGCCGAACGCGTGTCGGCCTGCCAGGCGGCACTCGCCCCGAACGCCACGACCAGCAGCGCCAGGACGGCCCCGATGATCCGCAGCCGGCCCGGCTCGGTGGTGGCCGCGGTCCGCAGCCGGTCGACGCCCTCGGCGAAGGCGGTCCGACGGGCGGACGCGGCGGGACCGGCGCCCTCGGACGCCGGACGGCCGGGCTGCGGGGGGATGCCGGGAGCGGCGGCGGGCATGCCGGGGCCCGCCGGTGGTGGCGCCGTGCTGCTTCTCGGCGGGTGTGTCACTCGACCTCCCCCAGGGTCCTTCGTCGCCGCCCAGTATCGCGGCACGCACCGGCATCCGCACCGGCCTTCACTGGATCTTGATTGGATCGCAGTGTGCGCCTCACATGAAGCGCCGTGCGCGCCCCCCATGAATACGCCCTGTGCAGCTGTTCGGTTCCGCCGGGGTCCGCTACCTCTCCCAGTACGCCCGCGCCTGCTCCTGCGCCCGAATGTCCGCCCCCAGCCGGTCCAGCCCCAGCAGGACCGCGCCCAGGACCGGGCTCGCCGTCACGACGTGGACGCCTGCTTTGGGGGCGCGGGTGGTCAGCAGGTCGCGGATGCCGTCGTCGAGGAGGGCGTGACCGGCCGTCAGGACGCTGCCGCCGAGCAGTACGGGCGTCTCCTCGCCGAGGAGGTCCAGGCGGGTCAGCGCCACGGTGGCCATCGCCGTCACCTCCTCGGCGAGCCGGGCGACGATCGCACGGGCCACCGGGTCGCCCTCGGCGGCCGTGGCGAAGAGGACCGGGGTCAGTTCGTGCCGGCGGTCGTGGTCGACGTGCTCCAGGTGCAGGGCCTCGATGAGCGCGTACATCGTCGGCAGGCCGAAGTGGCCGGGCAGGGTCCGGGCCAGGGCCGTCGGGCCGCCCCGGCCGTCCTCCGCGCGGGCCGCGTGCCACAGGGCCTCCTCCGCCAGGCCCCAACCCCCGCCCCAGTCACCGGAGATCCGGCCCAGCGCCGGGAAGCGGGCGGTACGGCCGTCGGGGCGCATGCCGACGCAGTTGATGCCCGCGCCGCACACCACGGCCACGCCCCGCGGTTCGGCCACCCCCGCCCGCAGGATCGCGAAGGTGTCGTTGCGGACCTCCACCGACGAGCCCCACCCGCGTGCCTCCAGCGCGGCCGCCAACCGCTCCTCCTCCACCGGGAGATCGGCGTTGGCGAGGCAGGCCGAGACATGCGCGACGGAGGTGACGCCCGCGTCGGCGAAGGCCCGCCCCACCGGGTCGGCCAGCGCCTCCAGCGCCGCCGCCACCCCCACCACGGGCGGTCGGAAGCCGCCGCCGCGGGCCGTGGCCAGGACCTCCCCGGCGGCGGTGACCACGGCCACGTCGGTCTTGCTGTTTCCCGCGTCGATGGCGAGTACCGCTGCGGGAACAGGTGAGGTCAGGCCCACGCGAGGTGCTCCCGGTTGTGTGCGATCAGCTGGTCGGTGAGGCGGTCGGCGTAGTCGTACTGGCCGATCAGCGGGTGGGCGAGCAGCGCGCGGAAGACCCGGTCGCGGCCGCCGCGCAGCGCCGCCTCCAGGGCCAGCTCCTCGTACGCCGTCACATTCGCGATCAGCCCCGAGAAGAGCGGGTCGAGGTCGCCGACGGGCAGCGGGGCGGGGCCGGCCGGGCCCACCGCCGCCTGGACCTCGATCACCGCGTCGTCGGGGAGGAAGGGGAGCGTGCCCTTGTTGAGCGTGTTCACCACCTGGTACGGGCTGCCCCCTCCGCCGAGCAGGGCCGCCGCCAGGTCCACGGCCGCCTCCGAGTAGAAGGCACCACCCCGCTTGGCGAGCAGCGCGGGCTTCTCGTCCAGGGCCGGGTCGCCGTACATCGTCAACAACTCCCGTTCCATCTGCGCCACTTCGGCGGCCCGGGAGGGCTTCGTGCGCAGCTCGTTCACGACCTCGTCGTGGGCGTAGTAGTAGCGCAGGTAGTAGGACGGCACCACGCCGAGGCGGTCCAGCAGGGGGCGGGGCAGGCGGACGTCGCCGGCGATCGCGTCGCCGTGCTCGGCCAGCAGCCTCGGCAGCACGTCCGCGCCCTCCGGCCCGCCCAGCCGGACGCCCGTCTCCCAGGTGAGGTGGTTGAGGCCGACGTGCCCGAGGTGGACGTCGGCCGGGGCCACACCCAGCAGGTTTGCAAATGTGCGCTGGAAGCCGATCGCCACGTTGCACAGCCCGACCGCCCGGTGCCCGGCCTGGAGCAGGGCACGGGTCACGATGCCGACCGGGTTGGTGAAGTCGACGATCCACGCACGCGGGTTGGTACGACGGACCCGTTCGGCGATGTCCAGCACCACCGGTACCGTCCGCAGCGCCTTGGCCAGACCGCCCGCGCCGGTGGTCTCCTGTCCGACGCAGCCGCACTCCAGCGGCCAGGTCTCGTCCTGCTGCCGGGCCGCCTGGCCGCCGACGCGCAGCTGGAGCAGGACGGCGTCGGCGCCCTCGACGCCGGCGTCCAGGTCGCCGGTGGTGACGATACGGCCGTCGTGGCCCTGCTTGGCGAAGATACGGCGGGCCAGGCCGCCGACCAGGCGGAGGCGCTCGGCGTCCGGGTCCACCAGGACCAGTTCCTCGATGGGAAGGGTGTCCCTGAGCCGTGCGAAGCCGTCGATGAGTTCGGGGGTGTAGGTCGAGCCGCCGCCGACCACGGTGAGTTTCACAGTCAGATCAACCCTTTACTCCGGTGAGGGTGACGCCTTCCACGAACGCCTTCTGGGCGAAGAAGAACACGAGGATCACGGGGGCCATGACCAGCACGGTCGC encodes:
- a CDS encoding N-acetylglucosamine kinase codes for the protein MGLTSPVPAAVLAIDAGNSKTDVAVVTAAGEVLATARGGGFRPPVVGVAAALEALADPVGRAFADAGVTSVAHVSACLANADLPVEEERLAAALEARGWGSSVEVRNDTFAILRAGVAEPRGVAVVCGAGINCVGMRPDGRTARFPALGRISGDWGGGWGLAEEALWHAARAEDGRGGPTALARTLPGHFGLPTMYALIEALHLEHVDHDRRHELTPVLFATAAEGDPVARAIVARLAEEVTAMATVALTRLDLLGEETPVLLGGSVLTAGHALLDDGIRDLLTTRAPKAGVHVVTASPVLGAVLLGLDRLGADIRAQEQARAYWER
- a CDS encoding 6-phospho-beta-glucosidase; its protein translation is MKLTVVGGGSTYTPELIDGFARLRDTLPIEELVLVDPDAERLRLVGGLARRIFAKQGHDGRIVTTGDLDAGVEGADAVLLQLRVGGQAARQQDETWPLECGCVGQETTGAGGLAKALRTVPVVLDIAERVRRTNPRAWIVDFTNPVGIVTRALLQAGHRAVGLCNVAIGFQRTFANLLGVAPADVHLGHVGLNHLTWETGVRLGGPEGADVLPRLLAEHGDAIAGDVRLPRPLLDRLGVVPSYYLRYYYAHDEVVNELRTKPSRAAEVAQMERELLTMYGDPALDEKPALLAKRGGAFYSEAAVDLAAALLGGGGSPYQVVNTLNKGTLPFLPDDAVIEVQAAVGPAGPAPLPVGDLDPLFSGLIANVTAYEELALEAALRGGRDRVFRALLAHPLIGQYDYADRLTDQLIAHNREHLAWA